The Erigeron canadensis isolate Cc75 unplaced genomic scaffold, C_canadensis_v1 Conyza_canadensis_unscaffolded:231, whole genome shotgun sequence genome contains a region encoding:
- the LOC122584371 gene encoding photosystem I P700 chlorophyll a apoprotein A2: MALRFPRFSQGLAQDPTTRRIWFGIATAHDFESHDDITEERLYQNIFASHFGQLAIIFLWTSGNLFHVAWQGNFESWVQDPLHVRPIAHAIWDPHFGQPAVEAFTRGGALGPVNIAYSGVYQWWYTIGLRTNEDLYTGALFLLFISAISLIAGWLHLQPKWKPSVSWFKNAESRLNHHLSGLFGVSSLAWTGHLVHVAIPASRGESVRWNNFLDVLPHPQGLGPLFTGQWNLYAQNPDSSSHLFGTSQGAGTAILTLLGGFHPQTQSLWLTDMAHHHLAIAFIFLIAGHMYRTNFGIGHSMKDLLDAHIPPGGRLGRGHKGLYDTINNSIHFQLGLALASLGVITSLVAQHMYSLPAYAFIAQDFTTQAALYTHHQYIAGFIMTGAFAHGAIFFIRDYNPEQNEDNVLARMLEHKEAIISHLSWASLFLGFHTLGLYVHNDVMLAFGTPEKQILIEPIFAQWIQSAHGKTSYGFDILLSSTNGPAFNAGRSIWLPGWLNAINENSNSLFLTIGPGDFLVHHAIALGLHTTTLILVKGALDARGSKLMPDKKDFGYSFPCDGPGRGGTCDISAWDAFYLAVFWMLNTIGWVTFYWHWKHITLWQGNVSQFNESSTYLMGWLRDYLWLNSSQLINGYNPFGMNSLSVWAWMFLFGHLVWATGFMFLISWRGYWQELIETLAWAHERTPLANLIRWRDKPVALSIVQARLVGLAHFSVGYIFTYAAFLIASTSGKFG; this comes from the coding sequence ATGGCATTAAGATTTCCAAGGTTTAGCCAAGGCTTAGCTCAGGACCCCACTACTCGTCGTATTTGGTTTGGTATTGCTACCGCGCATGACTTCGAGAGTCATGATGATATTACTGAGGAACGTCTTTATCAGAATATTTTTGCTTCTCACTTCGGGCAATTAGCAATAATTTTTCTGTGGACTTCCGGAAATCTCTTTCATGTAGCTTGGCAAGGAAATTTTGAGTCATGGGTACAGGACCCTTTACATGTAAGACCTATTGCTCATGCAATTTGGGATCCTCATTTTGGTCAACCGGCTGTAGAAGCTTTTACTCGAGGGGGTGCTCTTGGGCCAGTGAATATCGCCTATTCTGGTGTTTATCAGTGGTGGTATACAATCGGTTTACGAACTAATGAAGATCTTTATACTGGAGCTCTTTTTCTATTATTCATTTCTGCCATATCTTTAATAGCGGGTTGGTTACACTTACAACCGAAATGGAAACCAAGTGTTTCGTGGTTCAAAAATGCGGAATCTCGTCTCAATCATCATTTATCAGGACTCTTCGGCGTAAGTTCCTTGGCTTGGACAGGGCATTTAGTCCATGTCGCTATTCCTGCATCCAGAGGGGAATCCGTTCGATGGAATAATTTCTTAGATGTATTACCACATCCCCAAGGATTAGGCCCACTTTTTACAGGTCAGTGGAATCTTTATGCTCAAAATCCCGATTCAAGTAGTCATTTATTTGGTACCTCTCAAGGAGCAGGAACTGCCATTTTAACCCTTCTCGGGGGATTCCATCCACAAACCCAAAGTTTATGGTTGACTGATATGGCTCATCATCATTTAGCTATTGCATTTATTTTTCTCATTGCTGGGCATATGTATAGAACTAATTTTGGGATTGGGCACAGTATGAAAGATCTTTTAGATGCACATATCCCTCCGGGAGGGCGATTGGGGCGTGGGCATAAGGGCCTTTATGACACAATTAATAATTCGATTCATTTTCAATTAGGCCTTGCTCTAGCTTCTTTAGGGGTTATTACTTCTTTAGTAGCTCAACACATGTACTCTTTACCTGCTTATGCATTTATAGCACAAGACTTTACTACTCAAGCTGCGTTATATACTCATCACCAATACATCGCAGGATTCATCATGACAGGAGCTTTTGCTCATGGagctatattttttattagggaTTACAATCCGGAACAGAATGAGGATAATGTATTGGCAAGAATGTTAGAACATAAAGAAGCTATCATATCTCATTTAAGTTGGGCCAGCCTCTTTTTGGGTTTTCATACCTTGGGACTTTATGTTCATAATGATGTCATGCTTGCCTTTGGTACTCCGGAGAAGCAAATCTTAATCGAACCTATATTTGCTCAATGGATACAATCTGCTCATGGTAAAACTTCATATGGGTTCGATATACTTTTATCTTCAACAAATGGCCCGGCATTCAATGCGGGTCGAAGCATATGGTTGCCGGGTTGGTTAAATGCTATTAATGAGAATAGTAATTCACTATTCTTAACAATAGGTCCTGGAGACTTTTTGGTTCATCATGCTATTGCTCTGGGTTTACATACAACTACGTTGATCTTAGTAAAAGGTGCGTTAGATGCGCGTGGTTCCAAATTAATGCCAGATAAAAAGGATTTCGGTTATAGTTTTCCGTGCGATGGGCCAGGACGAGGCGGTACTTGTGATATTTCGGCTTGGGACGCATTTTATTTGGCAGTTTTTTGGATGTTAAATACCATTGGATGGGTTACTTTTTATTGGCATTGGAAGCACATTACATTATGGCAGGGTAATGTTTCACAGTTTAATGAATCTTCCACTTATTTGATGGGCTGGTTAAGAGATTATTTATGGTTAAACTCTTCACAACTTATTAATGGATATAATCCTTTTGGTATGAATAGTTTATCAGTCTGGGCATGGATGTTTTTATTTGGACATCTTGTTTGGGCTACTggatttatgtttttaatttccTGGCGAGGTTATTGGCAGGAATTGATTGAAACTTTAGCATGGGCTCATGAACGCACACCTTTGGCTAATTTGATTCGTTGGAGAGATAAACCGGTGGCACTTTCCATTGTACAAGCAAGATTGGTTGGATTAGCCCACTTTTCTGTAggttatatatttacttatgcAGCTTTCTTGATTGCCTCTACATCAGGTAAatttggttaa